The Chlorocebus sabaeus isolate Y175 chromosome 6, mChlSab1.0.hap1, whole genome shotgun sequence genome has a segment encoding these proteins:
- the LOC103233970 gene encoding uncharacterized protein isoform X2 has translation MASVALGDVAVNFTREEWALLGPCQKNLYKDVMQETIRNLDCVGMKWKDHFLFKDQIEDQYKYPRKNLRCRMLERFGESKDGSKWGEMSSQIQDSIVTKNTLTGVGPCESNMSGEIVLGHSSLNCYIRVGAGHKPHEYHECGEKPDTHKQYGKAFSYHNSFQTPEGLHTGKKPYDCKECGKSFSSLGNLQRHMAVQRGDGPYKCKLCGKAFFWPSLLHMHERTHTGEKPYECKQCSKAFSFYSSYVRHERIHTGEKPYECKQCSKAFPDYSSCLRHERTHTGEKPYTCKQCGKAFSASTSLRRHETTHTEEKPYACQQCGKAFHHLGSFQRHMVTHTRDGPHKCKICGKGFDCPSSLQSHERTHTGEKLYECKQCGKALSHSSSFRRHMTMHTGDGPHKCKICGKAFVYPSVFQRHEGTHTAEKPYKCKQCGKAYRISSSLQRHETTHTGEKPYKCKCGKAFIDFYSFQNHKTTHAGEKPYECKECGKAFSCFQYLSQHKKTHTGEKPYECKTCRKAFSHFGNLKVHERIHSGEKPYECKECGKAFSWLTCFLRHERIHMREKSYECQQCGKAFTHSRFLQGHEKTHTGENSYECKECGKAFASLNSLHRHKKTH, from the exons ATG GCCTCAGTGGCTTTAGGggatgtggctgtgaacttcACCCGAGAAGAGTGGGCTTTGCTGGGTCCTTGTCAGAAGAATCTCTACAAAGATGTGATGCAGGAAACCATCAGGAACCTGGATTGTGTAG GAATGAAATGGAAAGATCACTTTCTTTTCAAAGATCAAATTGAAGATCAATACAAATATCCCAGGAAAAATCTAAG ATGTCGTATGTTAGAGAGATTTGGTGAAAGTAAAGATGGAAGTAAATGGGGAGAAATGTCTAGCCAGATTCAAGATAGTATTGTGACGAAGAATACTCTTACTGGAGTAGGTCCTTGTGAAAGCAATATGAGTGGAGAAATCGTCCTGGGTCATTCATCCCTTAATTGTTACATCAGAGTTGGTGCTGGGCACAAACCACATGAGTATCATGAATGTGGAGAGAAGCCAGATACGCATAAACAATATGGGAAAGCCTTCAGTTACCACAACTCATTTCAAACACCTGAAGGGCTTCACACTGGAAAGAAACCATATGAttgtaaagaatgtgggaagTCCTTCAGTTCTTTGGGAAACCTTCAAAGGCACATGGCAGTGCAGCGTGGAGATGGACCTTATAAATGTAAGTTGTGTGGGAAAGCTTTTTTTTGGCCCAGTTTATTACATATGCATGAAAGAAcgcacactggagagaaaccatatgaATGTAAGCAGTGTTCTAAAGCCTTTTCTTTTTACAGTTCCTATGTAAGACATGAAAGAATACATACTGGGGAGAAACCATATGAATGTAAGCAGTGTTCTAAAGCCTTCCCTGATTACAGTTCTTGTCTAAGACATgaaagaactcacactggagagaaaccctatacatgtaaacaatgtgggaaagccttcagtgcTTCCACTTCCCTTCGAAGGCATGAAACAACTCACACTGAAGAGAAACCCTATGCATGTCAGCAATGTGGGAAAGCATTTCATCATCTGGGAAGCTTTCAAAGACACATGGTAACGCACACGAGAGATGGACCTCATAAATGTAAGATATGTGGAAAAGGCTTTGATTGTCCTAGTTCACTGCAGAGTCATgaaagaactcacactggagagaaactgtATGAATGCAAGCAGTGTGGGAAAGCGTTATCTCATAGCTCAAGCTTTCGAAGACACATGACAATGCACACTGGAGATGGACCTCACAAATGCAAgatatgtgggaaagcctttgtTTATCCCAGCGTATTTCAAAGACATGAAGGGACTCACACTGcagagaaaccctataaatgtaaacaatgtggcaaagcctaCCGTATTTCCAGTTCCCTTCAAAGGCATGAAAcaactcatactggagagaaaccctataaatgtaaatgtgggaaagcctttattGATTTCTATTCGTTTCAAAATCACAAAACAACTCACGCTGGAGAGAAGCCGTATGAGtgtaaagaatgtgggaaggCATTCAGTTGTTTCCAATACCTTTCTCAAcataaaaagacacacacaggagagaaaccttatgaGTGTAAAACATGTAGGAAAGCCTTCAGTCATTTTGGTAACTTAAAAGTACATGAAAGAATTCACTCTGGAGAgaagccctatgaatgtaaggaatgtgggaaagcatTCTCTTGGCTCACTTGCTTTCTACGACATGAAAGAATTCACATGAGAGAGAAATCCTATGAATGTCAACAATGTGGTAAAGCTTTCACTCATTCCCGTTTCCTTCAAGGACATGAAaaaactcacactggagagaactcgtatgaatgtaaggaatgtgggaaagcatTTGCTTCTCTCAATTCCTTGCATAGACATAAAAAGACTCACTAG
- the LOC103233970 gene encoding uncharacterized protein isoform X1 translates to MDQASVALGDVAVNFTREEWALLGPCQKNLYKDVMQETIRNLDCVGMKWKDHFLFKDQIEDQYKYPRKNLRCRMLERFGESKDGSKWGEMSSQIQDSIVTKNTLTGVGPCESNMSGEIVLGHSSLNCYIRVGAGHKPHEYHECGEKPDTHKQYGKAFSYHNSFQTPEGLHTGKKPYDCKECGKSFSSLGNLQRHMAVQRGDGPYKCKLCGKAFFWPSLLHMHERTHTGEKPYECKQCSKAFSFYSSYVRHERIHTGEKPYECKQCSKAFPDYSSCLRHERTHTGEKPYTCKQCGKAFSASTSLRRHETTHTEEKPYACQQCGKAFHHLGSFQRHMVTHTRDGPHKCKICGKGFDCPSSLQSHERTHTGEKLYECKQCGKALSHSSSFRRHMTMHTGDGPHKCKICGKAFVYPSVFQRHEGTHTAEKPYKCKQCGKAYRISSSLQRHETTHTGEKPYKCKCGKAFIDFYSFQNHKTTHAGEKPYECKECGKAFSCFQYLSQHKKTHTGEKPYECKTCRKAFSHFGNLKVHERIHSGEKPYECKECGKAFSWLTCFLRHERIHMREKSYECQQCGKAFTHSRFLQGHEKTHTGENSYECKECGKAFASLNSLHRHKKTH, encoded by the exons ATGGATCAGGCCTCAGTGGCTTTAGGggatgtggctgtgaacttcACCCGAGAAGAGTGGGCTTTGCTGGGTCCTTGTCAGAAGAATCTCTACAAAGATGTGATGCAGGAAACCATCAGGAACCTGGATTGTGTAG GAATGAAATGGAAAGATCACTTTCTTTTCAAAGATCAAATTGAAGATCAATACAAATATCCCAGGAAAAATCTAAG ATGTCGTATGTTAGAGAGATTTGGTGAAAGTAAAGATGGAAGTAAATGGGGAGAAATGTCTAGCCAGATTCAAGATAGTATTGTGACGAAGAATACTCTTACTGGAGTAGGTCCTTGTGAAAGCAATATGAGTGGAGAAATCGTCCTGGGTCATTCATCCCTTAATTGTTACATCAGAGTTGGTGCTGGGCACAAACCACATGAGTATCATGAATGTGGAGAGAAGCCAGATACGCATAAACAATATGGGAAAGCCTTCAGTTACCACAACTCATTTCAAACACCTGAAGGGCTTCACACTGGAAAGAAACCATATGAttgtaaagaatgtgggaagTCCTTCAGTTCTTTGGGAAACCTTCAAAGGCACATGGCAGTGCAGCGTGGAGATGGACCTTATAAATGTAAGTTGTGTGGGAAAGCTTTTTTTTGGCCCAGTTTATTACATATGCATGAAAGAAcgcacactggagagaaaccatatgaATGTAAGCAGTGTTCTAAAGCCTTTTCTTTTTACAGTTCCTATGTAAGACATGAAAGAATACATACTGGGGAGAAACCATATGAATGTAAGCAGTGTTCTAAAGCCTTCCCTGATTACAGTTCTTGTCTAAGACATgaaagaactcacactggagagaaaccctatacatgtaaacaatgtgggaaagccttcagtgcTTCCACTTCCCTTCGAAGGCATGAAACAACTCACACTGAAGAGAAACCCTATGCATGTCAGCAATGTGGGAAAGCATTTCATCATCTGGGAAGCTTTCAAAGACACATGGTAACGCACACGAGAGATGGACCTCATAAATGTAAGATATGTGGAAAAGGCTTTGATTGTCCTAGTTCACTGCAGAGTCATgaaagaactcacactggagagaaactgtATGAATGCAAGCAGTGTGGGAAAGCGTTATCTCATAGCTCAAGCTTTCGAAGACACATGACAATGCACACTGGAGATGGACCTCACAAATGCAAgatatgtgggaaagcctttgtTTATCCCAGCGTATTTCAAAGACATGAAGGGACTCACACTGcagagaaaccctataaatgtaaacaatgtggcaaagcctaCCGTATTTCCAGTTCCCTTCAAAGGCATGAAAcaactcatactggagagaaaccctataaatgtaaatgtgggaaagcctttattGATTTCTATTCGTTTCAAAATCACAAAACAACTCACGCTGGAGAGAAGCCGTATGAGtgtaaagaatgtgggaaggCATTCAGTTGTTTCCAATACCTTTCTCAAcataaaaagacacacacaggagagaaaccttatgaGTGTAAAACATGTAGGAAAGCCTTCAGTCATTTTGGTAACTTAAAAGTACATGAAAGAATTCACTCTGGAGAgaagccctatgaatgtaaggaatgtgggaaagcatTCTCTTGGCTCACTTGCTTTCTACGACATGAAAGAATTCACATGAGAGAGAAATCCTATGAATGTCAACAATGTGGTAAAGCTTTCACTCATTCCCGTTTCCTTCAAGGACATGAAaaaactcacactggagagaactcgtatgaatgtaaggaatgtgggaaagcatTTGCTTCTCTCAATTCCTTGCATAGACATAAAAAGACTCACTAG
- the LOC119621859 gene encoding LOW QUALITY PROTEIN: endogenous retrovirus group K member 5 Env polyprotein-like (The sequence of the model RefSeq protein was modified relative to this genomic sequence to represent the inferred CDS: deleted 1 base in 1 codon), with protein MNPLEMQRKAPPRRQKHRNRAPLTRMMNQVMASEEQMKSPRTKKAELPTWAQLKKLTPLAGKSLASTKVTQTPEKMLLTALMIVSTVVSLPMPAGAAAANYTYWAYVPFPPLIRAVTWMDNPIEVYVNNSVWVPGPTDDRCTAKPEEEGMMINISIGYRYPPICLGRAPGCLMPAIQNWLVEVPTVSPTSRFTYHMVSGMSLKPQVNYLQDFSYQRSLKFRPKGKPCPKEISRESKDLVWEECVADSAVILQNNTFGTVIDWAPRGQFYHNCTGQTQFCPSALVSPTVDSDLTENLDKQKHKKLQSFYPWIWGEKGISTPRPKMISPVFGPEHPELWRLLWLHTALEFGLEIKL; from the exons atgaacccattggagatgcaaagaaaagcgCCTCCACGGAGACAGAAACACCGCAATCGAGCACCATTGACTCGCATGATGAACCAAGTGATGGCatcagaagaacagatgaagtcaCCACGCACCAAGAAGGCGGAGCTGCCGACCTGGGCACAATTAAAGAAGCTGACACCGTTAGCTGGAAAAAGCCTAGCTAGCACAAAGGTGACACAAACCCCAGAAAAAATGCTGCTTACAGCTTTAATGATTGTATCAACGGTGGTaagtctccccatgcctgcaggagcagctgcagctaatTATACCTACTGGGCCTATGTGCCTTTCCCGCCCTTAATTCGGGCAGTTACATGGATGGATAATCCTATTGAAGTATATGTTAATAATAGTGTGTGGGTACCTGGTCCCACAGATGATCGTTGCACTGCCAAAccggaggaagaaggaatgatgataaatatttccattgggtatcgttatcctcctatttgcctagggagagcaccaggatgtttAATGCCTGCTATTCAAAATTGGTTGGTAGAAGTACCTACTGTCAGTCCCACCAGTAGATTTACTTATCACATGGTAAGCGGAATGTCACTCAAACCACAGGTAAACTATTTACAAGACTTTTCTTAtcaaagatcattaaaatttaGGCCAAAAGGGAAACCTTGCCCCAAGGAGATTTCCAGAGAATCAAAAGATTTAGTTTGGGAAGAATGTGTGGCTGATAGTGCAGTGATAttacaaaacaatacatttgGAACTGTTATAGATTGGGCACCTAGAGGTCAATTCTACCACAATTGCACAGGACAAACTCAGTTCTGTCCCAGTGCACTAGTGAGTCCAACTGTTGATAGTGACTTAACGGAAAATTTAGACAAACAGAAGCACAAAAAATTGCAGTCTTTCTACCCTTGGAtatggggagaaaagggaatctcTACTCCAAGACCAAAAATGATAAGTCCTGTTTTTGGTCCTGAACATCCAGAATTATGGAGACTT CTGTGGCTTCATACCGCCTTAGAATTTGGTCTGGAAATCAAACTATAG